A single window of Xylocopilactobacillus apicola DNA harbors:
- a CDS encoding 6-phospho-alpha-glucosidase, with protein sequence MDDRKFSVLIAGGGSTYTPGIVLTLLDHMKDFPIRKLKFYDNDAPRQKRIADATRIILKERAPEVEFVASTDPEEAFTDVDFVMAQIRVGKYAMRDQDEKIPLAHGVVGQETTGPGGIAYGLRSISGVIELVDYMEKYSPNAWMLNYSNPAAIVAEATRRFRPKSRIINICDMPIDIMDRMAAIVGLKDRNDLVFRYYGLNHFGWWTDIRDKTGKDLMPEIKKYVAKNGYWVGGEFDKNTEASWESTFKKAADVYALDPTTLPNTYLKYYLYPKYVVEHANPHHTRTDEVREHREKFVFDECDRITKNGTARDLTFKSDEHSTYIVDLCRAIAYDTKQRMLAIIPNYGAIENIDPTATVEVPCLFGANGAERLAMGQADTFQRGLITEQNCVEKLAVDAWEQHSYTKLWQAFSLCKIVPDAEVAKEILDDMIIANKDYWPELK encoded by the coding sequence ATGGACGATCGAAAATTTTCTGTTTTAATTGCTGGTGGAGGAAGTACTTATACCCCCGGAATTGTTTTAACCCTATTAGATCACATGAAGGACTTTCCAATTAGGAAATTGAAATTTTATGACAATGACGCGCCAAGACAGAAACGTATTGCTGACGCAACGAGAATTATTCTAAAAGAGCGAGCTCCTGAAGTTGAATTTGTCGCTTCTACTGATCCAGAAGAAGCTTTTACCGATGTCGATTTCGTAATGGCGCAAATTCGAGTTGGTAAATATGCGATGCGTGATCAAGATGAGAAAATCCCTTTAGCTCACGGAGTAGTTGGACAGGAAACGACCGGCCCTGGAGGGATTGCTTATGGTCTTCGCTCAATTTCCGGCGTGATTGAGCTCGTAGACTACATGGAAAAATATTCACCAAACGCTTGGATGCTCAATTATTCTAATCCTGCTGCAATTGTCGCTGAAGCAACTCGAAGATTTCGACCGAAATCTCGAATAATTAATATCTGCGACATGCCAATTGATATCATGGATCGCATGGCAGCGATTGTCGGACTTAAAGATCGTAACGATTTGGTCTTTAGATATTATGGATTGAACCATTTTGGTTGGTGGACTGATATTAGAGATAAAACTGGCAAAGACTTAATGCCTGAGATCAAAAAATATGTTGCTAAAAACGGATACTGGGTCGGCGGAGAATTTGATAAAAACACGGAAGCAAGTTGGGAATCAACATTTAAAAAAGCTGCTGATGTCTATGCCTTAGATCCCACGACTTTGCCTAATACTTACCTTAAATACTACCTTTATCCCAAATATGTGGTAGAACACGCCAATCCACACCATACAAGAACAGACGAAGTTCGAGAACACCGAGAAAAATTCGTTTTTGATGAATGTGACCGAATCACCAAAAATGGTACTGCCAGAGATTTAACCTTCAAATCTGATGAACACTCTACTTACATTGTTGATCTTTGTCGAGCGATCGCATACGACACCAAGCAACGAATGTTAGCTATTATTCCAAATTACGGAGCAATTGAAAACATTGATCCAACAGCTACTGTCGAAGTCCCTTGCCTATTTGGTGCTAACGGTGCAGAAAGACTGGCAATGGGACAAGCAGATACTTTCCAACGTGGCCTCATAACTGAACAGAACTGCGTGGAAAAATTAGCAGTTGATGCTTGGGAACAACATTCATACACTAAACTTTGGCAAGCATTCAGTCTTTGCAAAATTGTTCCAGATGCCGAAGTTGCTAAAGAAATCCTGGACGATATGATAATTGCCAACAAGGATTATTGGCCAGAGCTAAAATAA
- a CDS encoding alanine racemase translates to MSLKISPLVWLELQKKSIVKNVSALKEKTGAKSPLVNVSANALGFGAQSFVRGLIGANVAGFVVDTIEEALELRRLGTNKTILVTEPITNQNLPIFNENLLIGSVYSRNTLEELAQNKIPTTIALTPSTENLSEALPSNLKLWGEYEITPNKADPLSGRYNDDFIFGTFVYGINGGKSVLTLRSRVIDVNGSEALIGLGMKDGFSFDFAGYQLAIGQIKEVRLSNTLISLTHPVQPGDIITIVDDLVKVADYLKITPWELSTRFNPSISREFISF, encoded by the coding sequence ATGTCCTTAAAAATCAGCCCGTTGGTCTGGCTGGAACTTCAAAAAAAATCGATCGTTAAAAATGTCTCGGCTCTTAAAGAAAAAACTGGCGCAAAATCACCTTTGGTAAATGTCTCAGCCAATGCGCTAGGATTCGGAGCTCAATCATTTGTGCGCGGATTAATCGGAGCCAACGTAGCAGGATTTGTGGTCGATACAATCGAAGAAGCGTTAGAACTCCGACGTTTAGGTACGAACAAAACTATTTTAGTTACCGAGCCAATAACAAATCAAAATCTTCCAATATTTAATGAAAATCTTTTAATCGGTTCAGTTTATTCACGAAACACTCTGGAAGAATTGGCACAGAATAAAATTCCCACTACCATTGCGTTGACACCCTCCACGGAAAACCTATCTGAAGCTCTCCCTTCTAATTTAAAGTTATGGGGCGAATACGAAATCACCCCTAACAAAGCAGATCCTCTAAGTGGTCGTTACAACGATGATTTTATTTTTGGAACTTTTGTTTACGGAATCAACGGAGGCAAATCGGTTCTAACTCTGCGCTCGCGCGTGATTGATGTCAACGGATCAGAGGCTTTAATTGGTCTTGGAATGAAAGATGGTTTCAGTTTTGACTTTGCTGGATATCAATTAGCAATCGGACAAATCAAAGAAGTAAGACTTTCAAATACTTTAATCAGCTTGACTCACCCCGTCCAGCCAGGAGATATAATTACAATTGTTGATGACCTTGTCAAAGTCGCCGATTATTTAAAAATTACGCCTTGGGAACTATCAACCAGATTTAACCCTTCAATTTCCCGCGAGTTCATTAGTTTTTGA
- the tpx gene encoding thiol peroxidase: MEILFHGDKVQLSGDPVALGAQLPDFELLSADRKIVKKAELLGKLTLYSVVPDLNTRVCSISTQKFNQEADRYPAANFITISTNAPEDQQNWCALEGVKSVRVLSDEKLSFGKSMNLFIPTNGLDTRAIYLVDAQGVVVYREIIEEISNEPNYEAALTAIQKEINK, translated from the coding sequence ATGGAGATCTTATTTCACGGTGATAAGGTTCAATTATCGGGCGATCCAGTCGCTTTGGGTGCTCAATTACCTGACTTTGAACTTTTAAGTGCCGACCGCAAAATCGTAAAAAAGGCTGAGCTGCTTGGTAAGCTGACCCTTTATTCAGTCGTACCTGACCTTAATACGCGTGTCTGCTCAATTTCCACTCAAAAATTTAATCAAGAGGCCGATCGATATCCTGCCGCTAACTTTATTACAATCTCAACCAACGCGCCTGAGGACCAACAAAATTGGTGTGCCTTAGAAGGCGTTAAGTCGGTGCGTGTTCTTTCCGATGAGAAGCTAAGTTTTGGTAAATCGATGAACCTTTTTATCCCAACCAACGGCCTTGATACCCGAGCAATTTATCTGGTTGATGCTCAGGGAGTAGTTGTTTATCGAGAAATTATTGAAGAAATCAGTAATGAGCCTAACTATGAAGCTGCACTTACTGCAATTCAAAAAGAAATCAACAAATAG
- a CDS encoding alpha-glucoside-specific PTS transporter subunit IIBC translates to MMQKVQRFGAAMFTPVLLFSFAGIMTAICVLMTNTALFGSLAASGTAWFGIWKTLQAGAFTVFAIIPILFVVGLPIGLANKSQGRAAMESLVIYATFNYLVNGILANFGSAFGFSNFDKIQIIPNSTNQGLTNIMGIKTLDTSIIGALIVAGITVWLHNRYFDKKLPDFLGTFQGSPYVVILGFILMIPLALITCWGWPKVQMGISSLQNFMKSSGVLGVGIYCFLQRVLIPTGLHHFIYIPFIYGPAVVPEGLQPWWFTHLSSIAASTKPLKEIAPQMGFALFGHEKVFLIPAICLAFYFTAKKSKKESTAALLIPAGLTSLLAGITEPVEFTFLFVAPPLWLVYSTLAAIMDATLYAFGVVGMFENGLIEYITQDWIPLWTNHWQTFIIEIVISLIFSGITFFVFKFMIEHFNYLTPGRETIDDDPTLISKKEFLAKNQSNISSNPYQERAEAYLSGLGGVENIVELASCATRLRVTVKDEGKLASDDTFKAAKASGVVHHGKAIQVIVGLDVPQVLETIQELINKQGADISNIDSQNSNKIFDLNNPIAKKAALIVDSAGEIQNITDVTGNKDRLTISVKNPTTVDPKDVFLSLGLDIKNIAIIGQQVEIDISDAKQIAGVINKILG, encoded by the coding sequence ATGATGCAAAAAGTTCAAAGATTTGGTGCAGCAATGTTTACTCCCGTCCTCCTCTTTTCGTTTGCGGGAATCATGACTGCTATTTGTGTTTTAATGACAAACACTGCCTTATTTGGCAGCCTCGCTGCCTCTGGAACCGCCTGGTTTGGAATTTGGAAAACTCTGCAAGCCGGAGCATTCACTGTATTTGCCATAATTCCTATTCTGTTTGTCGTTGGATTACCCATCGGACTTGCTAATAAATCACAGGGACGTGCAGCAATGGAGTCCCTGGTCATTTATGCAACTTTTAATTATCTTGTTAATGGAATTTTAGCGAATTTTGGAAGTGCTTTTGGATTTAGTAATTTTGATAAAATTCAAATCATTCCCAACTCTACTAACCAGGGACTCACCAATATTATGGGGATAAAAACGCTGGATACTAGTATTATCGGGGCCTTGATCGTAGCTGGAATCACCGTTTGGCTACATAATCGATATTTTGATAAAAAACTGCCTGATTTTCTCGGAACCTTTCAAGGATCTCCTTACGTAGTAATTTTAGGATTTATTTTAATGATTCCACTGGCTTTAATTACCTGTTGGGGATGGCCAAAAGTACAAATGGGAATTTCATCATTACAAAATTTCATGAAATCATCTGGCGTTCTCGGCGTCGGAATTTACTGTTTCTTACAACGAGTTTTAATCCCAACTGGCCTCCATCACTTCATTTATATTCCGTTTATTTATGGACCTGCCGTGGTGCCTGAAGGACTGCAGCCTTGGTGGTTTACTCATCTCAGCTCAATTGCTGCTTCAACTAAACCGTTAAAAGAAATTGCTCCTCAGATGGGATTTGCTTTATTTGGCCACGAAAAAGTTTTCTTAATCCCTGCGATTTGTTTGGCTTTCTACTTCACTGCCAAAAAATCAAAGAAAGAGTCTACTGCAGCACTTTTAATCCCTGCCGGATTAACATCGCTATTAGCAGGGATCACTGAACCCGTTGAATTTACTTTTCTTTTTGTGGCTCCACCTCTTTGGCTAGTCTACTCTACACTGGCAGCAATTATGGACGCTACTCTATATGCCTTTGGCGTTGTCGGAATGTTTGAAAACGGTTTAATTGAATACATTACTCAGGATTGGATCCCTCTTTGGACAAATCACTGGCAAACTTTTATTATTGAAATCGTGATTTCCTTAATTTTTTCAGGTATTACTTTCTTTGTCTTTAAATTCATGATTGAACATTTCAATTATCTAACTCCTGGGCGCGAAACAATCGATGATGACCCAACATTGATTTCAAAAAAAGAATTTCTCGCAAAAAATCAAAGTAATATTTCTTCTAATCCTTATCAAGAAAGAGCTGAAGCTTATCTCTCTGGTTTAGGCGGAGTTGAAAATATAGTAGAATTAGCTAGTTGTGCAACTCGTTTACGGGTAACAGTAAAAGACGAAGGAAAACTTGCAAGCGATGATACTTTTAAAGCTGCCAAGGCTAGCGGCGTTGTTCATCACGGCAAAGCAATTCAAGTTATTGTCGGGCTTGATGTTCCGCAAGTATTAGAAACAATCCAAGAATTGATAAATAAACAGGGTGCTGATATCAGTAATATTGATTCTCAAAATTCTAATAAAATTTTTGATTTGAATAACCCAATTGCAAAAAAAGCTGCTCTGATCGTCGATTCTGCTGGAGAAATTCAAAATATCACCGACGTTACCGGTAACAAAGACCGATTGACAATTTCGGTCAAGAACCCAACGACGGTTGATCCAAAAGACGTTTTCTTAAGCTTGGGATTAGACATTAAAAATATCGCCATCATCGGACAACAAGTCGAAATTGATATTAGCGATGCTAAACAAATAGCTGGTGTTATTAATAAAATTCTCGGGTGA
- a CDS encoding MurR/RpiR family transcriptional regulator — protein sequence MKLIELENKHYDKLNQNERDILLFINQNKDFVKNASLEKIAAKTHFSKSAIFRLCQKLGLNGYSQLKYLLEDESHIIQPAHDEPIDFVSQSVKSVLWVANQFRNSQLNDAYQTIEEAPHVYIYSTGWVQEIVAEQLKRNLYLTNKLTYDLPHAKTELKMMITNAEPKDILMIISYSGMNPTLLEAVEELTYSGIRTIAFTSLRQNELSKIVTYNFYYETIKKKISNKSEVDFFGNLFILIDLFSMGYIKFKHNKESLNE from the coding sequence ATGAAACTAATCGAATTGGAAAATAAGCACTACGATAAATTAAATCAAAACGAGCGAGATATTCTTCTTTTTATTAATCAAAATAAGGATTTCGTTAAAAATGCTAGCTTAGAGAAAATCGCTGCTAAGACTCATTTTTCCAAATCAGCAATTTTTCGTCTTTGTCAAAAATTAGGTTTAAACGGTTATAGTCAGCTCAAGTATTTACTGGAAGATGAATCTCATATCATTCAGCCAGCTCACGATGAACCCATCGATTTTGTCTCTCAATCTGTTAAATCAGTGCTCTGGGTTGCTAATCAATTTCGTAATTCGCAGCTTAATGATGCGTATCAAACTATTGAGGAGGCGCCACACGTTTATATTTATTCCACTGGCTGGGTCCAAGAAATTGTGGCCGAACAATTAAAACGCAATTTATACTTAACAAACAAGCTAACCTACGACCTGCCACATGCCAAAACAGAGCTAAAAATGATGATCACAAATGCTGAACCCAAAGATATTCTAATGATTATTTCCTATTCTGGAATGAACCCAACTCTTTTAGAGGCCGTCGAGGAACTAACTTATAGTGGAATCAGAACAATTGCCTTTACCTCTTTGAGACAAAATGAACTTTCTAAAATCGTTACGTATAATTTTTATTACGAGACAATCAAAAAGAAAATCTCAAACAAATCAGAAGTCGATTTTTTTGGTAACCTCTTTATTTTGATCGATTTGTTTTCGATGGGCTACATCAAATTTAAACACAACAAGGAGTCTCTAAATGAATAA